From a region of the Thermoanaerobaculia bacterium genome:
- a CDS encoding DmsE family decaheme c-type cytochrome, whose product MKRNGAVLAAFLVFGLGAASFSLFAAESPAAEKAAVAACADCHDQAKDFDRNPHARIPFQAGAARVSGDAVCASCHGDTKAHVESSGEQPVERKLHGRTGAEFCLTCHDRASDRVSWRNGVHGNSATVNCLSCHVIHAAPSRPHLLVKDSVALCESCHPGKAAGFADKPFAHRLKGGMDCASCHDPHGRANDNALRRTRAGELPCLSCHAEKRGPFVFEHVSGVAGDCLSCHEPHGSSNPKQLKRAAVSQLCLECHSPITGDTLGSQPPSFHNLRLARYQNCTVCHTAIHGSNRSPVLLK is encoded by the coding sequence ATGAAAAGAAATGGGGCTGTCCTGGCGGCGTTCCTGGTCTTCGGACTGGGCGCCGCCTCTTTTTCTCTCTTCGCCGCCGAATCGCCGGCGGCGGAGAAGGCCGCCGTCGCCGCGTGCGCCGACTGCCACGATCAGGCCAAGGACTTCGACCGCAATCCGCACGCTCGGATCCCGTTCCAGGCCGGGGCGGCGCGGGTGTCGGGCGATGCGGTGTGCGCGAGCTGCCACGGCGACACGAAGGCGCATGTCGAGTCCTCGGGCGAGCAGCCGGTCGAGCGCAAGCTCCACGGGCGCACGGGGGCAGAGTTTTGCCTGACCTGCCACGACCGGGCATCGGACCGGGTCTCGTGGCGTAACGGCGTGCACGGCAACTCGGCCACGGTCAACTGCCTGAGCTGCCATGTGATCCATGCGGCGCCGTCGAGGCCGCATCTGCTGGTGAAGGACTCGGTTGCTTTGTGCGAGTCGTGCCACCCGGGGAAAGCCGCGGGGTTTGCCGACAAGCCGTTTGCCCACCGGTTGAAGGGCGGCATGGACTGCGCTTCGTGCCACGACCCGCACGGGCGGGCCAACGACAACGCGCTGCGCCGCACGCGGGCGGGCGAGCTGCCGTGCCTGTCGTGCCATGCCGAAAAGCGCGGGCCATTCGTCTTCGAGCACGTCTCGGGCGTGGCCGGCGACTGCCTGAGCTGCCACGAGCCGCACGGGTCGTCGAATCCGAAGCAGTTGAAGCGGGCGGCGGTTTCCCAGCTGTGCCTGGAGTGCCACTCGCCGATCACGGGAGACACCCTGGGATCGCAGCCGCCGTCTTTCCACAACCTCCGGCTGGCGCGGTACCAGAACTGCACCGTCTGCCACACGGCGATCCACGGCTCGAACCGTTCGCCGGTGCTTCTGAAGTAG